From the genome of Colletotrichum higginsianum IMI 349063 chromosome 4, whole genome shotgun sequence, one region includes:
- a CDS encoding Peptidoglycan binding domain containing protein — MSYRGPQKNPLVVLSDGSWCGRERGAESNVFKLANMIWGGARLPKDDDFAHLHPSGKARYVNSAPVASTFMDHVVRGLNVQDIEHQCIDAYEYLVHGYTPQETEIWLFGASKGAYVVRSLAGMINNCGIVKPVYQPNGDVDEEKTHQLCEEVYRIYRCPSEPNAPKSEKSRDFRRKNSWALIGDGDVIEPPIRFMGIFDTVGERGIPEFAGSLGIDWPKFYDQHVSSVVSEVYHAVSLHDRLYAFQPCLVSRDTEYGPSYGITERWFPGTHYDICRQQFKMVRGVLPQRLENVLPAWTWASRTIKPNEVLADLVLKWILECIDTHDPSGFIIPKGNISRELDRLKDSILKGEDVGEGDVYNRILQFAPFGRYLDLALSTAFGKWQNTQLYQLVFACRPRSIPEFNASVYNYRGPDPDLDGRIIQKLADLPSSSTPADEQAETRYPSTSYDEWLLKR, encoded by the exons ATGTCCTACCGGGGCCCGCAGAAGAATCCCCTGGTCGTGCTTTCCGATGGTTCTTGGTGTGGACGAGAACGGGGGGCAGAGTCCAATGTTTTCAAGCTGGCGAACATGATTTGGGGGGGTGCCAGACTCCCGAAAGACGACGATTTCGCCCACCTTCACCCTTCAGGCAAAGCCCGTTATGTCAACAGCGCCCCCGTGGCCAGTACGTTCATGGA CCATGTAGTTCGCGGGCTCAACGTTCAAGACATCGAGCACCAATGCATCGACGCGTACGAGTATCTCGTCCACGGGTACACACCGCAGGAAACGGAAATCTGGCTGTTTGGAGCTTCCAAGGGGGCATACGTCGTCCGCTCCTTGGCCGGCATGATCAACAACTGCGGCATCGTGAAGCCGGTCTACCAACCGAACGGCGACGTGGACGAGGAAAAGACCCACCAGCTCTGCGAGGAGGTCTACCGCATCTACCGATGCCCTTCGGAGCCCAACGCGCCAAAGAGCGAGAAGTCCAGGGACTTCAGAAGGAAGAACAGCTGGGCCCTCATCGGCGACGGGGACGTCATTGAGCCGCCCATCCGCTTCATGGGAATATTCGACACGGTGGGCGAGCGTGGAATTCCCGAGTTTGCCGGTTCCCTCGGTATCGACTGGCCCAAGTTCTACGACCAGCACGTCTCGAGCGTCGTGTCCGAGGTCTACCACGCCGTCTCGCTGCACGATCGCCTGTACGCCTTCCAACCGTGCCTCGTCTCCCGCGATACGGAGTACGGGCCGTCGTACGGCATCACCGAGCGCTGGTTCCCCGGTACGCACTACGACATCTGCCGGCAGCAGTTCAAGATGGTCAGGGGCGTCCTCCCCCAGAGGCTCGAGAACGTGCTTCCCGCTTGGACTTGGGCGAGCAGGACGATCAAGCCAAACGAGGTCCTCGCCGATCTCGTCCTAAAGTGGATTCTCGAGTGCATCGACACCCACGACCCTTCGGGCTTCATCATCCCCAAGGGCAATATATCCCGTGAACTAGACAGACTCAAAGACAGCATTCTTAAAGGGGAAGATGTTGGCGAAGGGGATGTCTACAACCGCATTCTGCAGTTCGCCCCCTTTGGAAGGTACCTAGATCTGGCGTTGTCGACGGCGTTTGGGAAATGGCAGAACACGCAGCTGTACCAGCTGGTCTTTGCCTGTAGGCCGAGGTCCATCCCCGAGTTCAACGCCTCCGTGTACAACTACAGAGGGCCCGATCCCGATCTGGACGGCAGGATTATTCAGAAGTTGGCCGACCTtccgtcgagctcgacgccggccgacGAGCAGGCTGAGACGCGGTATCCTTCAACCTCATACGATGAATGGTTGCTGAAACGATAA